The DNA region TGAAGGGAGGTGCCCAGGGCTGAGCAGAGCTGTGCCCACAGTGTCCTTACGTTGGACGAAGCTGCCCCCGGTGAGGCCCGCCGCCCGCGGGCAGGCTCCTGTGGTACCCTACATGCGGTATGGACACTCCACTGTCCTCATCGATGACACAGTCTTCCTTTGGGGCGGGCGGAATGACACCGAAGGGGCCTGCAATGTGCTGTATGCCTTTGACGTCAGTGAGTATGGGTCTCAGTGGCTGTGTTCTGCCAGATGGTGCCTCGGGGGGCCTGGGAAGGGTGTGTGCTGAGGGGGTGGGGGTAAGGTGCTCCGGAGTCTAGGAGGGAGTGTCAGCTTGCTTACTGGGCCCGCCCTCTGCCCTCTTCAGATACTCACAAGTGGTCAACACCCCGAGTGTCAGGAACGGTTCCTGGGGCCCGGGATGGACATTCGGCTTGTGTCCTGGGCAAGACCATGTACATTTTTGGGGGCTACGAGCAGCTGGTAGGTCTGGAAGCAATCAGAGGTTTAGGGTGGGaatgaggaggaagaaggggaatTGAAGGTGGTGGAATGGGAGGCTTTGGTTTGCTTGCAGGTTCTGAGGTGAGGGGCTAGGAGGGTTGGGGAGTGACCCCTGCCcctctcttttattctttccttcacttccttttttGTCCCTGTCAGGCCGACTGCTTTTCCAATGACATCCACAAACTGGATACCAGCACCATGACATGGACCCTGATCTGTACAAAGGTGTGCCCATTTTCCTCTCTTCCAGACACCCATCCTCAATTTAAGAAACCATAGAGAGCTCAGACTGAAAGCTGACCCTCTCTCCATGCCATCTTTGCTCCTGCCCAGGGCAACCCTGCACGCTGGAGGGACTTCCACTCGGCCACAATGTTGGGCAGTCACATGTATGTCTTTGGGGGCCGGGCCGACCGTTTTGGGCCATTCCATTCCAACAATGAGATTTACTGCAACCGCATTCGTGTGTTTGACACGAGGACCGAGGCCTGGCTGGACTGTCCACCCACCCCAGTGCTACCTGAGGGGCGCCGGAGCCACTCAGCCTGTGAGTGTCTGTTAGGTCCCTGCTGAGTCCCTGTTCCCCTGCATCATTCCCACACTATTGACGCACCTCTCTGCTTCCAGTTGGCTACAACGGGGAGCTGTACATTTTTGGTGGCTATAACGCAAGGCTGAACCGGCACTTCCATGACCTCTGGAAGTTTAACCCTGGTAAAGAGCACTGCCTTTAAGAGGGAAGGAACAGGGTGCCATGGAGGTGGGATGTAAAAGGAAAGCATAATTCTGAGTAGGTGAGGGGTGCAGTGGAGAGGATATCTGGACGAGCAGGTACTGAACCTCCATTTAAACTTCTCTTCAGTGTCGTTTACTTGGAAGAAGATTGAACCTAAGGGGAAGGGGCCATGTCCCCGCCGGCGCCAGTGCTGCTGTATTGTTGGTGACAAGATTGTCCTCTTTGGGGGCACCAGgtcaggaggagagaagggagggccGGAGCCCTTAGGAGTCAAATGACTCCCACGGGAGACATTTGAGCAAGAGAGTTTCATGGGCAGCCTTTGCTCCGCCCATCGTTTCTCTGTTTGATCCTACAGTCCGTCTCCAGAGGAAGGCCTAGGAGATGAATTCGACCTCATAGATCATTCTGACTTACACATTTTGGACTTTAGTAAGTACACTTATTCCCAAAGTGCTTCTGCCATCAGGGTCCCTGTCTTTGGATGGTGATATCCAGGACGGGACCCTTTCCTTGGCTTTGACCATCTCCCTCTCCTGTAACTCCTCCTTTAAAGGCCCTAGTCTGAAGACTCTGTGCAAACTGGCTGTGATTCAGTACAACCTGGACCAGTCCTGTTTGCCCCATGACATCAGGTACAGTGAATGGTGGGAAGGGAGGGATTAGTTGAGGATGAGTGGGCAGCACAGACATGACCTGATTGACTCAGTCTAAgtgtggaggagagagaagattTTGTTCTGTAGTCTACTTGTGGAGAGGGTGCTGGAAGGAAATACAATAAAACTGTCAACTGGATACGATagcgggaaaaaaaaatccagtcttCAAACCAAGCTCAGAAGCATCACTTCCTGAGACCTGAGCTTATACAATTATTTCTGTTAATGTGCTGAAAAAGTTTGATTAAATCTTAGAACCGAAGAAAAAAGACAAGTTAGGAGTCTCTGGATCACATTAATTCCAGAAATAAGGGCGGTTTTTTCTAGCCACTTCTCTTTGAATTCGTAGGTCTAAAATCAAGCGCCAGAAGCTACTTTGTATATAATTGTACTCTTATTGATCATTCTGTGACACTTTCCTCTCCTTGTATCAGTTCAGCTTAATTCCTCTTGCTGAGGTTCTCTGTGTTCAGTATTCAGTATTGATACTCAGGTGATAGAGGATACAGGCTGAACAGGTGGGTCCCAGGTTGGCCCAGGAGTGACACATGTCTCAAGTGCTTAATACCAAGTAGACTGCAGCCTTGGTATAAGGAGATACTTGGTGAAATTTTGTAGAATGACCATTGTCAAAAAgagaggaactgaattttaatatggtggggtgggtgggtgggggattTAAGAGGATAGGAGTTGAGAACAAAATCCGGCATTCCTAGTGGGAGGAGGGGCTTCCTGGTTGGATCTGAGTAGAGGAGGAAAGGTAGGTTGGGAAGTTTCATTGAGATGTATACACAgatggttttctccaggtgttGGGCATAAGATTATTGATATATAAACAAAAACAGGAAGTCCACAGGAGCTTGCAGGTGGATGAGTGGGTGGTGCGTGGGACCTGATTGTTAAACCTAACAGGGCTGTAAGGAAGAGGTGGCCGTGGGTGGCTGAGCTTTAGAGAGCTGAAGGGACTGGTGTGTTCATTGCTGTTTGAGCAATTCTGGATTTGGGGGCGGAGgctcccccttctctcctttctgcCTGTCAATTTTGGCCTTCCAGGTGGGAGCTGAATGCCATGACCACCAACAGCAATATCAGTCGCCCCATCGTCTCCTCCCATGGGTAGGAGGATGTCTCTGCCACCTTCCTTCCTGAGCCTGCTGTTGTCTTCACTGCCCCTGCCCATCTCTTCCCCCGCCTGCCCCTTTGGACCTTGGACTTGGTATACCTCCGCGTGGAGTTGTTGGACTAGAGGTGTTTTCTGTGCTGTGAACTTAGTGGGGAGCTGTAGCAGGAAGGGTTAGGTCCCTTCCTCCTTGGGCCGAGGGCCCCTTCCCCTTGGTGCTCTGTCCCATTCACCTCCCTCCAACTGCTCCTGGGTTCTGCTCTGCCCCAGGTCAGCCACAGGCTGCTGGGAAGTGACGGGaatgggaaggagggagaagcaaGCAGTGTGTGAGCCTCAGGagcttcccctccccactcccttttCCACCTGTTCCCCTCTGCTTGAGCCATGGGCATTGATTGCGAGCTGAGAGGAGTTGCAGCTGTTGGCATGAAATCTCCTTCTCCCTGACCTGGGGAGGCGAGGACCAGCAGATAATCCCATCCTTCCTTGAGCTGTTGCTGTACCCTGACACTCTCAGCCAGCTCAAATTTTatacaaatgaattaaaaatctcCAAACGTGTGGTCTCTTTTTTTGTGGAATACGACAGAGATGGCAGGAGTTTACAGTGGGGGCAGGGTGCTGAGGCTCTGGCTTCTCAGGCAAGAGCATTAGGAAACCAAATACCGTCACGACCTGGCCGGAGTTTCTCCGGTGTGGAGTGCAGTGCCTTGCGACAAAAACGTGGCGACGTTCTGTAGACGGGTGGCCGCTTTCCGCCCAGGGAGGGTACCCCGGCCGCCCACCAGCAACCCGCTCTGCCCCGCCCAGGGGTGGGCGGGATCTGCGCTGCTGACACCAAACCTTCCGGAAGGGGCGGGGCGGAAGCCTGCGTGGCGGAAGTAACGCCATTAGTCCAATACGCCGCTGAAGCCATGCCGAGAGCAAGCTACCGTGGCGGGGCGGTTGCAGGGCCTCCCAGCAGGGCTCAGGATGACGGGAGCCTGCAGAATGGTGAGGGCACGGTGCCGGGATGAGGGGAAGCGCTGAGGGCCGGGAGAGGGGCTCCGCGTCTGATGCGGGCTCACCCCGAGACTGCCAAGTTGTCTGAAAGACGCAGACACTGGGAGCGCCCCCCAACGCCCTAGAAAGTGGGGAGTGAGAGGATACTTACTGAGTTAGTTTTTTAAAGGGCAAAGAGGGTTTTTCGCAGGAAGAAAACACGTTCCAAAGCAGAGTCAGAAGGGCATTGATTATTGGGGAAGACTTAGGTGAAGATTCAACAAATTTCGCCACTATTGAGTATCTATTGTACGCAGGCACAGTTCTAGATGCTGGAGATACAACAGTGAGTAAAGCAGCCCCAAACTGCTCTCATGAAGCTTACTCTTTGGGGGTTAAAAAAAAGGCACGGAGACCTAAGGAATTGCATATTTTTAAAGGCTaagttttatggtatgtgaattattcTATAGTTTTGAGAAAGGTGATAAGAGCTTTGAAGAGCAAACGGGAGGGGTTATGGTGTTAAGTAATCACAGAAGGCCTCACTGAATAGGTGGTGGCATTTGAGAAACCCTGCGAAGGAGGTAAGGGAGCAAGCAATACAGCTGGTGAAAGTGTTACAGGCAGAGGCCAAGTCAGGTGCAGAGGAACTGAGATGGGAATATACTTGCTTGCTTAGGAACCGCTTGGAGGCCAGTTGACTGGAGAGGAATAGGAAAGAGATAGTAGAAGAGGAGATCAGAGACAAAATGCGATAGGTCACATGGGATCTTCAGGCTATTACAAACCCAAAGCTTTTACTCTTGAGTAAGATGGAAGCCATTGGGGAGTACGGAGTCTGGAGAAAGTGatctaaaaaatatgtatgtggaAATGACGTGGGAGCGATAAGATCAATTTGCCTCTTTTTTTGGAAAGAGAAAGctactttattatttaaagaagTTAAAGTGAAAACTTCATGTCTCTAgtagtttccttccttttttaaaaaacagtttttattggagtatagttgatttacaatactctGTTTGTTTtaggggtacagcaaagtgaatcagttatacgtatatccacttttttggattcttttctgtatgggtcattacagagtattgacaagagttcccctgtgctatacagttggtcctTATTCGCTATCTCTTTtctatataatagtgtgtatatgtcaatcccagtctgcCAATTTACCCCCTAATCCCAGATTTGCCTTTTAGGCATCTCTCCCACGTtcagtgaacatgaacttgggcaaactccgagaaacagagacagggaggcctggcatgctgcaacccatggggttgtaaagagtcagacacaacttagtggctgaacaccAACAACTGGAGGCTGAAGTTGAGAGATAGCTTTGAAAGCAGTGAGACTGGTGGTTGGGCGAGCAGTAAGGAGGCTAGAGCACTAAGTGAGGTGAGATGCTGAGCGTAAACTGAACCAGAATAAAGGTAGCTGAGCAACGAACGGAGACAGAGGTCTTTGTGGGAAAACCtgtgaaagagaaatttaaaagagaaggggaaaacgaAGAGACTGTGGGTTAGTCCATCTCCAGCCTTACATGTATAGCTTCCTTAGCAAGGTGAGGCCCCAGATAGCTGGAATAGTTGGGGCATTAGGTGTTAGTGGAGCACCATTACAACCTGTGTTGCCTGGAGCCTGCAGCGATCGGTCTAAAGGGTCACTTACCTAAGGAAGGAGGATGGGGCGATGTCTGCAGCAGTGGCAGATGCTGAGCTGAGTTgcagtccccccacccccacttcctttCACAGACACATCTCACATGTCATTCGAGGAGCTGTTGGAACTGCAGAGCCAACTGGGGACTAAAGCCTACAAACAACTGGTAACAGGAAGCAGCACTAAGAAGCAGAGTTGTAGACCACCTGTCCAAAAAGCATGTGTTGCAGATAAGCACAGGTGAGGAGCAAGGCCTTTCCCGGGAGTTGGAGGGAAAGACACCTACTTGAGTAGGTGTCTGCTTTCTTGGGTGGCAGGTGGGAGGCCTTTAATGAGACTGGCGTTCCCTTGACCTGTCCTTCACTTTTTCCATAGGCCTCTGGAAATGTCAGCCAAGGTCCGGGTGCCATTTTTGCGTCAGGTTGTCCCCATCAGTAAGAAGGTGAGGCAGAGGCAGTGAGCATTTTCTCAGGGAAAGGAGACAGAACGGTTCTCTTATATTCTCTGTTCTCTCCAAAGGTAGCCCGGGACCCCCGCTTTGATGATCTGTCAGGGGAGTATAATCCTGAGGTGTTCGATAAAACATATCAATTCCTAGATGACATCCGAGCCAGAGAGAAAGAGGTGAGTAGCATGCGGCTGGTTTGTGGGGATTCCAGGAGGGACTAGAGCACAGGTTAGAGAAGCAGAGGGGAGCAGGGCGAATCAGATTGCTAGTTGTGTGATCATTGGCAAAATACTGAACCTCTTTTCAATTCAGTTTCCTTATCACAAAAAGCTAATAGTTCCATTTCATAGTGTTACTGTGAGTTAACGTATGTGAACCTCTTAGAATGATGCTTGGCACAAAGTTTCAGGTAACATTTACAGAACGTTAACCATCATACTCATTTTCCAATATGGAGCTGGTGAAAAAGCAGCTGAAGAAGCGCCGTTCAGGGGAGGAGCATGAGAAACTACAGCATCTGCTTCAGCGAATGGTGAGAGGGTCGGAGTATGGGGCGGGAGGTGATTCACAGTCCCTGCCGTTCACCTGTCTCACTCCTCTCATCTCGGCTCCACAGGAGCAGCAAGAAATGGCCCAGAAGGAACGGAAGCGGCAGCAGGAGCTGCGCCTGGCCCTGAAGCAGGAGCGGCGGGCTCAGGCCCAGCAGGGTCATCGGCCATACTTCCTGAAGAAATGTGAGCGGGGCACAGCTACGGCCCACGAGACACAGGGGCAGAGACTGGGTAGCCATAGTGATGGATGCTGTGTTAGGGGTTCCTGGAGCTGCCTAAGGGAGGCATGAAGGCTGGATCCCATGGTAACTTAGAGGAAAGTAGAAACAGTAGTAATAGGAAGTCGTCGTTTGTAACCATTCTCATATCCCTAATGAGACTGTGGGCAGGGAGTGTCACTTATCTTTGTCATGCCCCCTCATATGTTGGGTTGGGCACAGAGAAGGAGCTCATGGTTGGTTGAATTGAGAAAGAGTGGAGTTGTGGAAGTCAGTTTGCTTTTACACACCAGTGAACCCCTGATGAGTCACATATCCCTGCGTAGTGGTTAAGAGTTACTGACCTGGGGCAAGGGGAGGCAGGGAGACTTCATCCTTTGCTTactgattttctttctccttgcccTCTAGCTGAGCAGCGCCAGTTGGTCCTGGCTGAGAAGTTTAAGGAGCTGAAACGAAGCAAGAAGCTAGAGAGCTTCCTGAGTCGAAAGAGGCGCCGAAATGCAGGCAAGGACAGACGACATCTCCCTTTGAGCAAAGAGTAGTAAGCATCCGtgctcagctctgctgctgcccCAGTGAGAAGTGCATCTGTGGGGACACCTTTGGGCTTGGCCTGTTCTTGTTCTTTCCCATTCAACGGTAAGGTCACAGCTGCCTTGGAACTCGCCTGGCCCAGAGATGACTCGAAGCCTCTTGGACTGCCTAAGAGCTGAAAAGGAAGAGCAGCTGAGCCTTCTGCCATGCTGCACTTTGTCTGCTTGGATCTGGGTCATTGTCCTTGTGTCCTCCTCCCATCCTTGCCTTAATGATTCTGATACAGAAGGAAAAGAACCTTGAGGCTGAAGGCCAGAGTCTGAGTGGCTCCCAGGACTGTGACTTCATGCAGGAACCAGTTCATAAACACTCCCGTGTCTCATCTTTTTATCCTGCTGCTTTTGTAGGTGGCCTAGAACTACTGTTTCAGGGGCCATTTGTGGGTAGACAGTAAACCTAAACCTCCTACAAAGTGGGAGGTCAGATCAGAGGCCCTTCCTCCTTCAGGCCaacagatgacaccatcattcAAAGAGGGACCCAGTCCCACAACTCATCTTCTTAGGTTTGGTTTTAGATGCAAGGGGAGGTAGGAGGTGGGGGCAGAAAGTGTCCCTGGTGATAGGTAAGCGCAGCCGGTTCTCAGTACTGTTTGGGTGGAGAATTCATACTGCCTGTGGACTGGAGTATCTTCACGCTACAGTTCAGTTTAAAGTGGTCTCTGGTTGGGAGTACCTCCAGGTATACCTGGCAGAAGCAAATGCattcctctctttttaaaaaatatctacttattttggttgtgctgggtcttagttgcggttcACAGGGTCTTTGTTTCAGCGTGCAGATTCTTAGTTGCAATATGCAGAATCTAGTTTCCTGGTCAGGTTGAActtgggagagtggagtcttagcccctggatcaccagggaattcccaaaatgCATTTCTCTCTTGAGGATTGTACTTTAAACCGAGGCTTCAAGGAATTCCTTCAGATAAAATTTCAAGGCATATGAGCTTATAGTGAAAAcaagcacaaaagaaaaaaaaaaaagataagcaagAGTCATTAGGAACAACAGGCAACAGAATCAGACCAGCAAAGTCTGAGATGTtggaaatgtaaaatacaaaaatataaaatgtcttaTTTATGTTTAAAGAAGAGCTATGACTGATGAAAAAATGTATCAGGACAAAATTGGTTTGATTAAAGTTTTTTGTTTAATGAAATATACACTGACATTAGAAACTTCATGGTTTAGCAGCAGGTTAGGCACACCTAGAAAGGAAGATGAAATGGAAGTAGATGGGAAGAAGCTACACAGATGgagcccagggacagagaaatggaaactagGGAAAAGACATCAAAGAAGTCGAAGGATAGAGT from Ovis canadensis isolate MfBH-ARS-UI-01 breed Bighorn chromosome 20, ARS-UI_OviCan_v2, whole genome shotgun sequence includes:
- the KLHDC3 gene encoding kelch domain-containing protein 3 isoform X1, with product MLRWTVHLEGGPRRVNHAAVAVGHRVYSFGGYCSGEDYETLRQIDVHIFNAVSLRWTKLPPVRPAARGQAPVVPYMRYGHSTVLIDDTVFLWGGRNDTEGACNVLYAFDVNTHKWSTPRVSGTVPGARDGHSACVLGKTMYIFGGYEQLADCFSNDIHKLDTSTMTWTLICTKGNPARWRDFHSATMLGSHMYVFGGRADRFGPFHSNNEIYCNRIRVFDTRTEAWLDCPPTPVLPEGRRSHSAFGYNGELYIFGGYNARLNRHFHDLWKFNPVSFTWKKIEPKGKGPCPRRRQCCCIVGDKIVLFGGTSPSPEEGLGDEFDLIDHSDLHILDFSPSLKTLCKLAVIQYNLDQSCLPHDIRWELNAMTTNSNISRPIVSSHG
- the KLHDC3 gene encoding kelch domain-containing protein 3 isoform X3, whose amino-acid sequence is MLRWTVHLEGGPRRVNHAAVAVGHRVYSFGGYCSGEDYETLRQIDVHIFNAVSLRWTKLPPVRPAARGQAPVVPYMRYGHSTVLIDDTVFLWGGRNDTEGACNVLYAFDVNTHKWSTPRVSGTVPGARDGHSACVLGKTMYIFGGYEQLADCFSNDIHKLDTSTMTWTLICTKGNPARWRDFHSATMLGSHMYVFGGRADRFGPFHSNNEIYCNRIRVFDTRTEAWLDCPPTPVLPEGRRSHSAFGYNGELYIFGGYNARLNRHFHDLWKFNPVSFTWKKIEPKGKGPCPRRRQCCCIVGDKIVLFGGTSPSPEEGLGDEFDLIDHSDLHILDFNTSHMSFEELLELQSQLGTKAYKQLVTGSSTKKQSCRPPVQKACVADKHRPLEMSAKVRVPFLRQVVPISKKVARDPRFDDLSGEYNPEVFDKTYQFLDDIRAREKELVKKQLKKRRSGEEHEKLQHLLQRMEQQEMAQKERKRQQELRLALKQERRAQAQQGHRPYFLKKSEQRQLVLAEKFKELKRSKKLESFLSRKRRRNAGKDRRHLPLSKE
- the KLHDC3 gene encoding kelch domain-containing protein 3 isoform X2; amino-acid sequence: MPRASYRGGAVAGPPSRAQDDGSLQNDTSHMSFEELLELQSQLGTKAYKQLVTGSSTKKQSCRPPVQKACVADKHRPLEMSAKVRVPFLRQVVPISKKVARDPRFDDLSGEYNPEVFDKTYQFLDDIRAREKELVKKQLKKRRSGEEHEKLQHLLQRMEQQEMAQKERKRQQELRLALKQERRAQAQQGHRPYFLKKSEQRQLVLAEKFKELKRSKKLESFLSRKRRRNAGKDRRHLPLSKE